A genomic segment from Alistipes senegalensis JC50 encodes:
- a CDS encoding leucine-rich repeat protein, giving the protein MKKLFLFVLTAMMICGCSKNGNENPAPPEEDIFSVDITSLEFSGRGGTRYISFESTQDWTLSGGASWCEPSQKSGSGTDRYFSVDFSATSNTTTDNRSTAFTLKSGEQSVEIQITQGFVPTVIVSEAGTLQQILTEQNLLETTELKINGKPDETDFKFLKSVLTLNYLDISDVNLEELPERAFANSLISHVILPRSLKVIGNEMFYMAETRTVQMFDEVVTIGDKAFSMSEIHSDFHFSSKLQTIGKEAFYHCSGLYSLKFPASLETIGESAFANLTYSVTSYPSLDYIFFEKGSKLKTIGAGAFKDAIDHDGIIYMQHCTEITDMASDAFRRDIASKFYLGVKTPPASLLPFDRGRLDDGGRYTNGWTVEIYVPEMYVDAYGKIWGSRDGITGRYMSLEDNMPEDK; this is encoded by the coding sequence ATGAAAAAATTATTTTTATTTGTGCTTACTGCAATGATGATTTGCGGATGCTCCAAGAACGGAAACGAAAACCCTGCACCTCCTGAAGAGGATATATTTTCCGTCGATATAACATCGCTGGAATTTAGCGGGCGGGGAGGCACACGATACATTTCCTTTGAAAGCACCCAAGATTGGACACTTTCGGGTGGTGCTTCTTGGTGTGAACCGTCGCAGAAAAGCGGAAGCGGAACAGACCGCTATTTTTCTGTCGATTTTTCTGCAACAAGCAATACGACAACTGATAACCGCTCAACTGCATTCACGCTCAAAAGCGGAGAACAATCGGTAGAAATACAAATAACACAGGGATTTGTTCCGACCGTCATTGTGTCCGAAGCGGGAACATTACAACAAATCTTAACGGAACAAAATCTATTGGAAACGACGGAATTGAAAATTAACGGCAAGCCCGATGAAACGGATTTCAAATTTCTCAAATCCGTGCTGACATTGAACTATTTGGATATTTCGGACGTAAATTTGGAAGAGTTGCCTGAAAGAGCCTTTGCAAATTCCCTTATTTCCCATGTTATATTACCGCGTTCTTTGAAAGTAATCGGCAATGAAATGTTCTATATGGCAGAAACGAGAACCGTACAAATGTTTGACGAAGTAGTTACCATAGGCGACAAGGCATTTTCTATGAGCGAAATTCATTCGGATTTTCATTTTTCATCCAAATTACAAACTATCGGTAAAGAGGCGTTTTATCATTGTTCGGGCTTATATTCTCTAAAATTTCCTGCATCACTTGAAACTATTGGGGAAAGTGCATTTGCGAATTTGACATATTCCGTCACGAGTTACCCATCTCTTGATTACATATTTTTTGAAAAAGGGTCGAAATTGAAAACAATCGGAGCTGGAGCATTTAAAGACGCAATAGATCACGATGGAATTATTTATATGCAACATTGTACCGAAATAACAGATATGGCGTCAGACGCCTTTAGGCGTGACATAGCTTCCAAGTTCTATTTAGGAGTAAAAACACCCCCTGCATCGCTTCTCCCATTTGATAGAGGAAGGCTTGATGATGGAGGACGCTATACAAACGGATGGACTGTCGAGATCTATGTTCCAGAAATGTACGTTGACGCATATGGTAAGATATGGGGCAGTCGTGATGGGATAACTGGTAGATACATGTCGTTAGAAGATAATATGCCCGAAGACAAATGA
- a CDS encoding metallophosphoesterase family protein translates to MKTELFSLLAVVFLTACQVEYHPYDTRIDGPTGVNARNIARIEAACEGRRTIRFAQISDTQRWYDETEDAVKAINARDDIDFVIHTGDLADFGMRDEFERQRDILNRLNVPYVVLLGNHDCLATGERIFTKIFGEVDFAFTAGDVRFVCLNTNALEFDHDTPVPNFDFLERQIDGFPAGAEKTVVVMHAKPYSEQFDNNVAKIFQQTIRRFPQLQFCLNGHGHHFAAEDLFGDGVIYYECDNIGKETYLLFTITGEGYSYERVEF, encoded by the coding sequence ATGAAAACCGAACTCTTTTCGCTTTTGGCCGTTGTGTTCCTGACCGCCTGCCAGGTCGAATACCACCCCTACGACACCCGCATCGACGGTCCGACGGGTGTCAACGCCCGCAACATCGCCCGCATCGAGGCGGCGTGCGAGGGCCGGCGGACGATCCGTTTCGCGCAGATCAGCGACACGCAGCGGTGGTACGACGAGACCGAAGATGCCGTGAAAGCCATCAACGCCCGCGACGACATCGACTTCGTGATCCACACGGGCGATCTGGCCGATTTCGGCATGCGCGACGAGTTCGAGCGGCAGCGCGACATCCTCAATCGTCTGAATGTTCCTTACGTCGTCCTGCTGGGCAACCACGACTGTCTGGCCACCGGCGAGCGGATTTTCACTAAGATTTTCGGCGAGGTCGATTTTGCCTTCACGGCCGGCGACGTGCGCTTCGTCTGCCTGAACACCAATGCGTTGGAGTTCGACCACGACACGCCCGTCCCGAACTTCGACTTTCTCGAACGCCAGATCGACGGCTTCCCCGCCGGGGCCGAAAAGACCGTCGTGGTCATGCACGCCAAGCCCTATTCCGAACAGTTCGACAACAACGTGGCCAAAATCTTCCAACAGACGATCCGGCGGTTCCCGCAGCTGCAATTCTGCCTGAACGGCCACGGGCACCATTTCGCCGCCGAGGATCTGTTCGGCGACGGCGTGATCTACTACGAATGCGACAACATCGGCAAAGAGACCTATCTGCTCTTTACCATTACCGGGGAGGGATACAGCTATGAACGGGTGGAATTTTAA
- a CDS encoding AraC family transcriptional regulator yields the protein MNATNTFSPISVLTFDDAARHFMASANMRRNGCVIGHLDAASDERLKPGSLIRTEIGGFVFCTKGRVDFAVNGTEFRLERNRMIFILPKTRIVIRSRREFSARCLILDSAPAFRGVMAMKHVSELMMRFAEYPVIRLTPEQIDLCFVQLHNIRHLTDRGSDSEFCAMAVRNAVASFLYSLGDVLSDPVLPRQEVKRSVKDRRNSYFVRFIQLLAKHYREQRRLGFYAEQLNLTPKYLTTLVREVSGRSAGEWIDHFVINDALFLLKNSDRSIQQIAYDLNFPNQSFFGVFFKAHVGCSPSNFRLQSVKQPL from the coding sequence ATGAACGCAACCAACACTTTTTCACCGATTTCGGTCTTGACCTTCGACGATGCCGCCCGTCATTTCATGGCATCAGCCAATATGCGTCGCAACGGATGCGTGATCGGACATCTGGACGCTGCGTCCGACGAGCGGTTGAAGCCCGGATCTTTGATTCGCACGGAGATCGGCGGTTTCGTATTCTGTACGAAAGGCCGGGTCGATTTCGCCGTCAACGGAACGGAATTCCGCCTGGAACGGAACCGGATGATCTTCATCCTTCCGAAAACCCGGATCGTCATCCGAAGCCGGCGTGAGTTCTCCGCCCGGTGTCTCATCCTCGACTCCGCCCCTGCGTTTCGGGGTGTCATGGCGATGAAACATGTCTCGGAACTTATGATGCGGTTCGCTGAATACCCGGTTATCCGGCTGACTCCGGAGCAGATCGACCTTTGTTTCGTGCAGCTGCACAATATCCGGCATCTGACCGACCGGGGAAGCGATTCGGAATTCTGCGCTATGGCGGTCCGCAATGCCGTCGCCTCGTTTCTCTATTCATTGGGCGACGTGCTTTCCGATCCCGTATTGCCGCGTCAGGAGGTGAAACGATCGGTGAAAGACCGGCGCAACTCCTATTTCGTGCGCTTCATCCAGCTGCTTGCGAAGCATTACAGGGAGCAGCGGCGGCTCGGATTCTATGCCGAACAGCTCAACCTGACGCCCAAATACCTGACGACATTGGTGCGTGAGGTGAGCGGTCGCAGTGCCGGGGAGTGGATCGACCATTTCGTGATCAACGACGCCTTGTTTCTGCTGAAAAACAGCGACCGGAGCATTCAGCAGATCGCCTATGACCTGAACTTTCCGAATCAGTCGTTCTTCGGGGTCTTCTTCAAGGCACATGTCGGGTGTTCGCCGAGCAATTTCCGGTTGCAGTCCGTAAAACAGCCGTTATGA
- the atpG gene encoding ATP synthase F1 subunit gamma, whose protein sequence is MAALKEIKARIASVRSTLKITSAMKMVASAKLHRVQGQAQAAAEYERGLSQIAAALTAASGAKAASPLLLPHDKHGRAVVVAFSSDGSLCGSFNANAVKALAQQVERLRAEGFDRVTVIPVGEKIAQAAAEADYDTDGRFRTLVSNPACEGAAALADALMAEYAAGEADRVVLVYNHFRSMGRQTPVQEMFLPLPAGEERPGRVPEYICEPGVETLLAALLPQTLRARLHAVLLDSITAEQAARTVAMQTASDNAAELLDDLSLTYNKRRQQAITDELADITPAE, encoded by the coding sequence ATGGCCGCACTCAAAGAGATAAAGGCGCGCATCGCTTCGGTGCGAAGTACGCTGAAGATCACCTCGGCGATGAAGATGGTCGCCTCGGCCAAGCTGCACCGCGTGCAGGGTCAGGCGCAGGCGGCGGCCGAATACGAACGGGGCCTGTCGCAGATCGCGGCGGCATTGACGGCGGCATCCGGCGCGAAGGCTGCGTCGCCGCTGCTCCTGCCGCACGACAAGCACGGACGGGCCGTCGTCGTGGCTTTTTCGTCCGACGGTTCGCTGTGCGGGTCGTTCAACGCCAATGCCGTCAAGGCGCTGGCGCAGCAGGTCGAACGGCTCCGTGCCGAGGGCTTCGACCGCGTGACGGTGATTCCCGTCGGCGAGAAGATTGCGCAGGCGGCCGCCGAAGCGGACTACGATACGGACGGCCGCTTCCGCACGCTCGTGTCGAATCCGGCCTGCGAGGGTGCTGCGGCGCTGGCCGATGCCCTGATGGCGGAGTATGCGGCCGGAGAGGCGGACCGGGTGGTATTGGTCTACAACCATTTCCGCTCGATGGGGCGTCAGACGCCCGTGCAGGAGATGTTTTTGCCGCTGCCCGCAGGCGAAGAACGGCCCGGCCGCGTGCCGGAGTACATCTGCGAGCCCGGGGTGGAGACGCTCCTCGCGGCGCTGCTGCCTCAGACGCTTCGCGCGCGCCTCCATGCGGTGTTGCTCGACAGCATTACGGCCGAGCAGGCGGCCCGCACCGTTGCCATGCAGACCGCCTCGGACAACGCTGCGGAGCTGTTGGACGACCTGTCGCTGACCTACAACAAGCGTCGCCAGCAGGCCATCACCGACGAACTGGCCGACATCACGCCCGCAGAATAA
- the atpA gene encoding F0F1 ATP synthase subunit alpha, which translates to MDTEQIKPSEVSDILLSELQRIDLTAQFAEVGTVLQVSDGVVRIFGLRNAEANELLEFDNGMRAVVMNLEEDNVGAVLLGPTDRIEEGDLVRRTGRTASIRVSEAMLGRVIDPLGEPLDGKGPIGGDLTEMPLERKAPGVIFRQPVNQPLQTGLKAVDAMIPIGRGQRELIIGDRQTGKTAIAIDTIINQRRCFEAGDPIYCIYVAVGQKASTVAALVETLRRHGAMDYTVVVAATAADSAAMQYFAPFAGTAIGEYFRDTGRHALVVYDDLSKQAVAYREVSLVLRRPSGREAYPGDIFYLHSRLLERAAKIIDQQEVAERMNDLPESLWGKVRGGGSLTALPVIETQAGDVSAYIPTNVISITDGQIFLDADLFNQGNRPAIDVGISVSRVGGNAQIKAMKRVAGTLKIDQAQYRELESFSKFSSDMDAVTAAVLDKGRKNTRLLVQPQYSPMPVERQIAVLYCGTHGLMREIPVERVADFERELLRELETSEVFPTLREGVIDEATAAAIEAAAERVSSHLKA; encoded by the coding sequence ATGGACACAGAACAGATAAAACCATCGGAAGTCTCGGATATACTCCTTTCCGAATTGCAGCGCATTGACCTCACGGCGCAGTTCGCCGAGGTGGGCACGGTGTTGCAGGTCAGCGACGGCGTGGTGCGCATCTTCGGATTGCGGAACGCCGAAGCGAACGAACTGCTGGAGTTCGACAACGGCATGCGGGCCGTGGTGATGAATCTCGAAGAGGACAACGTGGGCGCCGTGCTGCTCGGGCCCACCGACCGCATCGAGGAGGGCGATCTCGTGCGCCGCACGGGCCGCACGGCCTCGATCCGCGTGAGCGAGGCGATGCTCGGCCGTGTCATCGACCCGTTGGGCGAGCCGCTCGACGGCAAGGGCCCGATCGGCGGCGACCTCACGGAGATGCCGTTGGAGCGCAAGGCTCCGGGCGTCATCTTCCGCCAGCCGGTGAACCAGCCCTTGCAGACGGGCCTGAAGGCCGTCGATGCGATGATTCCCATCGGCCGCGGACAGCGCGAGCTGATTATCGGCGACCGTCAGACCGGCAAGACGGCGATCGCCATCGACACGATCATCAACCAGCGCCGTTGCTTCGAGGCGGGCGACCCGATTTATTGCATCTATGTAGCTGTCGGCCAGAAAGCATCGACCGTCGCCGCGCTCGTCGAGACGCTGCGCCGCCACGGGGCGATGGACTACACGGTCGTCGTGGCCGCCACGGCCGCCGATTCGGCCGCCATGCAGTATTTCGCACCCTTCGCGGGGACGGCCATCGGCGAGTATTTCCGCGACACGGGGCGCCATGCGCTCGTGGTCTACGACGACCTTTCGAAGCAGGCCGTGGCCTACCGCGAGGTGTCGCTCGTGCTGCGCCGTCCGTCGGGCCGCGAAGCCTACCCGGGCGACATTTTCTACCTCCACTCGCGTCTTTTGGAGCGTGCCGCCAAGATCATCGACCAGCAGGAGGTCGCCGAACGGATGAACGACCTGCCCGAATCGCTCTGGGGCAAGGTGCGCGGCGGCGGGTCGCTCACGGCGCTGCCCGTCATCGAGACGCAGGCGGGCGACGTGTCGGCCTATATTCCGACCAACGTCATCTCCATCACGGACGGTCAGATTTTCCTCGATGCCGACCTTTTCAATCAGGGCAACCGCCCGGCCATCGACGTTGGCATCTCCGTCTCGCGCGTCGGCGGCAACGCCCAGATCAAGGCGATGAAGCGGGTGGCCGGTACGCTGAAGATCGACCAGGCGCAGTACCGCGAGCTGGAATCCTTCTCCAAGTTCAGCAGCGACATGGACGCCGTGACGGCCGCCGTGCTGGACAAGGGGCGCAAGAACACACGTCTTTTGGTGCAGCCGCAGTACAGCCCGATGCCCGTCGAGCGGCAGATCGCCGTCCTCTACTGCGGCACGCACGGACTGATGCGGGAGATTCCCGTCGAGCGGGTCGCCGATTTCGAACGGGAGCTGCTCCGTGAGCTGGAAACGTCGGAGGTATTCCCGACCCTGCGCGAGGGGGTGATCGACGAGGCTACCGCCGCCGCCATCGAAGCCGCGGCCGAACGGGTGTCGTCCCATCTGAAAGCATAG
- the atpH gene encoding ATP synthase F1 subunit delta: MYTGLIARRYATALADFAAANGEERRVYDEVRRLAAVYRTDLSLRDALLSPVLPVAAKEALFRQVLDGTVSRTLEGFVSLVLRRRREKYLCFMLHSYLSLYKQRHGILDATLTTAAPVADEEADRIAGLMQMRTRSREVRLRRETDPSLIGGFVLRFDDLLVDASLARQLDTLRRGFGNKQNRIV, from the coding sequence ATGTACACCGGATTGATCGCCCGACGCTATGCCACGGCTTTGGCCGACTTCGCCGCCGCCAACGGCGAAGAACGGCGGGTTTACGACGAGGTGCGCCGCCTGGCCGCCGTCTATCGCACCGACCTCTCTTTGCGGGATGCGCTCCTGTCGCCCGTGCTGCCCGTCGCGGCGAAGGAGGCGCTCTTCCGGCAGGTGCTGGACGGCACGGTCAGCCGCACGCTGGAGGGGTTCGTCTCGCTGGTGCTGCGCCGCCGCCGGGAAAAGTATCTGTGCTTCATGCTGCACTCCTACCTCTCCCTGTACAAGCAGCGGCACGGCATACTCGACGCGACGCTGACGACGGCCGCTCCCGTCGCCGACGAGGAGGCCGACCGGATCGCCGGTCTGATGCAGATGCGGACCCGCAGCCGCGAGGTGCGGCTTCGCCGTGAGACCGATCCGTCGCTCATCGGCGGCTTCGTGCTGCGCTTCGACGACCTGCTGGTCGATGCGAGCCTTGCGCGCCAGCTGGACACGCTGCGCCGGGGCTTCGGAAACAAACAGAACAGAATCGTATGA
- the atpF gene encoding F0F1 ATP synthase subunit B, translating into MGLLQPESGLLFWMTLAFGAVFFLVAKFGFPVIVKAIDDRKHYIDSSLDAARKARQQLSEVETEKRMMRMEAEAERADILRTAAEERERMLTEAREQAAGERARLVAEARAEAGAEREAILRDARQQVALLAVAVTEKMLRCELQDKTSQTALAERLLDEIERPKNRTTCTPD; encoded by the coding sequence ATGGGACTGTTACAACCCGAATCGGGACTGTTGTTCTGGATGACGCTCGCCTTCGGCGCGGTGTTCTTCCTCGTGGCGAAGTTCGGCTTTCCGGTCATCGTCAAGGCGATCGACGATCGGAAACACTACATCGACTCTTCGCTCGATGCGGCGCGGAAAGCCCGCCAGCAGCTCTCCGAAGTCGAGACGGAGAAACGCATGATGCGGATGGAGGCCGAAGCCGAACGTGCGGACATCCTCCGCACGGCCGCCGAGGAGCGGGAACGCATGCTGACCGAAGCGCGGGAGCAGGCCGCCGGGGAGCGTGCCCGCCTGGTGGCGGAGGCCCGTGCCGAGGCCGGGGCGGAGCGGGAAGCCATTCTGCGCGACGCCCGGCAGCAGGTGGCCCTGCTCGCCGTGGCCGTCACGGAAAAGATGCTGCGCTGCGAGTTGCAGGACAAGACATCGCAGACCGCATTGGCCGAGCGGCTGCTCGACGAAATCGAACGCCCGAAAAACCGAACGACATGTACACCGGATTGA
- the atpE gene encoding ATP synthase F0 subunit C, which translates to METLGIFGAAIGAGLAVIGAAFGIGKIGSSAMEAIGRQPEAADKICTNMIIVAALIEGVALFAVAVCFMAL; encoded by the coding sequence ATGGAAACCTTAGGAATTTTCGGCGCCGCCATCGGCGCAGGTCTGGCCGTCATCGGTGCGGCTTTCGGTATCGGCAAAATCGGTTCGTCGGCTATGGAGGCCATCGGCCGCCAGCCCGAAGCGGCGGACAAGATCTGCACGAACATGATTATCGTGGCGGCCCTGATCGAGGGCGTGGCGCTGTTCGCCGTGGCCGTCTGCTTCATGGCCCTGTAA
- the atpB gene encoding F0F1 ATP synthase subunit A — MRWNSKILLLAALLTLPFRAAAEQSGPDVIGVVMEHIGDSYEWHITTAGEREWTLHLPVIVRSRTTGWHCFSSARLHGGAEYEGLRIASEGGHAGRIVERQADGSDVRPLDLSITKTAAGLLINSALVVALVLGVAHWYRRHRATEEAPRGVVGLFEMLCSSLLDGIIRPCVGERWRKFAPYLLTVFFFILVNNLMGLIPIFPAGANVTGNIAVTLVLAVATFLAINLFGTKHYWKDIFWPDVPTWLKVPVPIMPLIEFVGILTKPFALMIRLFANIMAGHSVILILTCIVFVTAEMGAAVCGSMTVVSVLLSVFMNCLELLVAFLQAYVFTMLSAVFIGLAQETPRTEQNETCRILNK, encoded by the coding sequence ATGCGATGGAATTCTAAAATACTGTTGCTGGCCGCTTTGCTCACGCTCCCGTTTCGCGCGGCCGCCGAACAGTCGGGTCCCGATGTGATCGGCGTGGTGATGGAGCATATCGGCGACAGCTACGAGTGGCACATCACGACTGCTGGCGAACGGGAATGGACCCTTCATCTGCCCGTCATCGTGCGCAGCCGCACGACCGGATGGCACTGCTTCTCCTCGGCGCGGCTGCACGGCGGCGCTGAATACGAGGGGCTGCGCATCGCCTCCGAAGGCGGCCATGCCGGCCGCATCGTCGAGCGGCAGGCCGACGGGTCCGATGTCCGGCCGCTGGACCTCTCGATTACCAAAACGGCGGCGGGGCTGCTGATAAACAGCGCGCTGGTCGTCGCGCTCGTGCTGGGTGTCGCACACTGGTATCGCCGCCACAGGGCGACCGAGGAGGCGCCGCGCGGCGTGGTCGGGTTGTTCGAGATGCTCTGCTCGTCGCTGCTGGACGGCATCATCCGTCCCTGCGTCGGCGAGCGGTGGCGCAAGTTCGCGCCCTATCTGCTCACGGTCTTTTTCTTCATCCTCGTGAACAACCTGATGGGGTTGATCCCGATCTTTCCGGCGGGTGCGAACGTAACGGGCAATATCGCCGTGACGCTGGTGCTGGCCGTGGCCACATTCCTGGCCATCAACCTCTTCGGGACGAAGCACTATTGGAAGGACATTTTCTGGCCCGACGTGCCGACGTGGCTCAAGGTGCCGGTTCCCATCATGCCGCTGATCGAGTTCGTCGGCATCCTGACCAAGCCTTTCGCGCTGATGATCCGTCTCTTCGCCAACATCATGGCGGGCCATTCGGTGATCCTGATCCTCACGTGCATCGTCTTCGTGACGGCCGAAATGGGGGCGGCAGTCTGTGGTTCGATGACGGTGGTGTCGGTGCTGCTGTCGGTCTTCATGAACTGCCTCGAACTGCTGGTGGCCTTCCTGCAAGCCTACGTCTTCACGATGCTCTCGGCCGTCTTCATCGGACTGGCGCAGGAGACGCCCCGCACGGAACAAAATGAAACATGTCGAATCTTAAATAAATGA
- a CDS encoding FoF1 ATP synthase subunit delta/epsilon, whose translation MQLIIMAPRGVLCHTAVEKVSFPGALGAFTVLPGHAPLIAQLTAGKIRYTSGAEEREQEILRGFVRIERDTVAANVELPEPGPQK comes from the coding sequence ATGCAGCTTATTATTATGGCTCCGCGCGGTGTGTTGTGCCACACGGCCGTCGAAAAGGTCTCTTTCCCGGGAGCGTTAGGCGCTTTCACCGTCCTGCCCGGACATGCGCCCCTGATCGCCCAGCTGACGGCGGGCAAGATCCGCTATACGTCCGGCGCGGAAGAGCGTGAACAGGAGATCCTGCGGGGTTTCGTCCGGATCGAGCGGGACACGGTGGCGGCCAATGTCGAACTTCCCGAGCCCGGCCCGCAAAAATAG